GATGCAGAGCCGCACGCGTGATGCGGTAGTGAATCCACGAGACACTAGGCACTGCGGGGAATTTAATAACGAGGACAGACAATCTGAAACCACTTCGAGGCACGGCACCGTTGCAATAAGGACATACTTCCGCGTCCACTTCGGAGACCGTCAGGTTAAGAACTGGACGAAACACGCGCGATTGCGTCTCCGTTGCTACACTTGAGACTGAATACCCTTCTTCTGTGGCctgtctgccggcgcgcacCAAAACTTCGACACGCAAGAGAAGGGTCGCCAGCACGAGATTGACGAAATCAAGCATCTGTGGTACCCTCTACACCAGCTAACCTGAGGACCGCAGAGAAGACCAGAAGAGACGCGTTCCGTGctgtgcggctgccgcgtctcaCCTTTCTTGCCGCatcgtctctcgctgcttgcTGAGAAGccacgaggaggcagaaaagACTGCGCCCGCCCCCAGAGCGAAGCAGACAAAGCCAAGGGAACCCTCCGCCTCGTTGTCTCCTCCATCGCCGAAttcaggaggaggagcgtgCCGTGGAtctcctgcctccgcgttTCGCGTGCTTCCTTCCGCCACTTCAGCCTCCAGCAAGTCTCCGTCCTCCacgcctgtctcttcgtcgcctctcagCGGCGAGCTCACGCTGCGGAGTGCGTGCGATTTGTCTGCTTTTCCGCGTTTGGTGTGTGCGCCGGGGAGTGAAGGAGAAGGATCTGACGTCGGCGTGTTTGTGTGTTCCGGCTTCTCTggcggctccgcgtctccggctTCGCTTCGGCCGCCCACCCGCGCCTCGGGGTCGTTCGCCCCACTCGTACGCTTCACCGGCGAATCCTGAGGCTCACctgcgtcgccagctgcTTCAGAAGGCCAGGCGCCGCCAACTTTCatccctgtctctctcccctcctcTGCTTGTTTGGCGTCTCCCAGCGTGCGACGCGGACTCGGCCGCTTCTCCAGGCTCTCCTGGCGGTCGTTtgcgttcgccttcgtctcttcttccccttcttctAAGCGTGTCTCAATCTCTTCTGCTGCCGTTCGGTTGGTATTTCCTCTGgagtctcgctcgccgccgctcaccGACACActgcgagaagcgcggcgcgcctcttctccgcggtcTGCTGCATCTGCGACGCTCAGCTCTCTCGCCAGCGCGCCATCTTCTCTGCGCCATCCTCCGCCCTCTTTGGCAGCGCGACGCCTTTCtctcagccgcgcggcggaggcaggtcTCGAttcctctcgcgtctcgaGTTCATCTTTAGGGGCTTGCGTGGGAGGCAGTAGGCGCGCACTGAGCGGCGCTGCACTGGTGCGGTCTCtacgcgcgtcttcctcacGGTCGCCCCTGCTGTCGTTCGGCGCTCCTTCACGTCTCttgtcgctcgcctcgcaaCCTCCATTTCTCTTACCCCC
This portion of the Besnoitia besnoiti strain Bb-Ger1 chromosome VII, whole genome shotgun sequence genome encodes:
- a CDS encoding hypothetical protein (encoded by transcript BESB_078780), translated to MLFLPSVLVSQPVLSSFQPLRSLPPLREACSRPYSPLLSFFLVVLPAALAHPSSSFSFSSTLGRIEAKVELFAHFSRASLAFQEVGLQGLTIDDSEKIPLFPTSFVARDRALSNDGWRHKMEAEEAPLNCTRGTRADPWPSRSHEDLIGSHPNEPAVAHGAVFARREARASAVVETRSSRDPARGGSHESLEERQSSTRVVVQRAPNPEGSPRLQEDLKKEKGEANATRQHPGDRRPQDERKEIMEGGKRNGGCEASDKRREGAPNDSRGDREEDARRDRTSAAPLSARLLPPTQAPKDELETREESRPASAARLRERRRAAKEGGGWRREDGALARELSVADAADRGEEARRASRSVSVSGGERDSRGNTNRTAAEEIETRLEEGEEETKANANDRQESLEKRPSPRRTLGDAKQAEEGRETGMKVGGAWPSEAAGDAGEPQDSPVKRTSGANDPEARVGGRSEAGDAEPPEKPEHTNTPTSDPSPSLPGAHTKRGKADKSHALRSVSSPLRGDEETGVEDGDLLEAEVAEGSTRNAEAGDPRHAPPPEFGDGGDNEAEGSLGFVCFALGAGAVFSASSWLLSKQRETMRQERLSVLVIKFPAVPSVSWIHYRITRAALHLNASPLVELYGCEYKMLNAAAFRDTADEEASAQKAETANHKRKGHRELCPPVEYA